In Pirellulales bacterium, a single genomic region encodes these proteins:
- a CDS encoding DUF1080 domain-containing protein, which translates to MLAAAFARADQPNTLTPAEQAEGWLLLFDGETTFGWQAATDADWKVVDGAIRVAGGEPGLLNTTSQFGDFRLQIDFRTAAQTNSGIFLRTAPKPTDPSKDCYELNIAAPSVSPFFTGSFVGRQKARQVAASDDWNTFDITAEAGHFTVRLNGETVLDYTDPAPISRGHIGLQLNSGQVEFRNIKLLPLGLKSIFNGRDLAGWKVFPGKPSEFAVNDAGELTINNGPGQLETEGEYADFILQLDVFVGGKSLNSGVFFRSIPGELWQGYEAQIQNGFGDGGRDQPVDCGTGGFYRRQNARRVVANDFEWFKLTVAVTGPHMAAWVNGFPVSDWTDTRPPHDNPRKGLRVAPGTLQLQGHDPTTDLKFREIKVRELPAS; encoded by the coding sequence ATGTTGGCGGCCGCCTTCGCCCGCGCCGACCAACCAAATACTCTCACGCCGGCCGAGCAAGCCGAAGGTTGGTTGCTCTTGTTCGATGGCGAAACCACCTTTGGCTGGCAGGCCGCGACCGACGCCGATTGGAAAGTGGTCGATGGCGCCATCCGCGTCGCCGGCGGCGAGCCGGGCCTCTTGAACACCACCAGCCAGTTCGGCGACTTTCGCTTGCAAATCGACTTTCGCACCGCCGCGCAAACCAATAGCGGCATTTTCTTGCGCACCGCCCCCAAGCCGACCGATCCCTCCAAGGACTGTTACGAGTTGAACATCGCGGCGCCATCGGTCAGTCCGTTCTTCACCGGCAGCTTCGTGGGCCGCCAAAAAGCGCGCCAAGTTGCGGCCAGCGACGACTGGAACACCTTCGATATCACCGCCGAGGCAGGGCACTTCACCGTCAGGCTCAATGGCGAGACGGTGCTCGACTACACCGATCCCGCGCCCATCTCGCGCGGACACATCGGCCTGCAACTCAACTCCGGACAGGTCGAGTTCCGCAACATCAAGCTACTACCGCTCGGCCTGAAATCGATCTTCAACGGCCGCGATCTCGCCGGCTGGAAGGTTTTCCCCGGCAAGCCGAGCGAGTTCGCCGTCAACGACGCTGGCGAACTGACCATCAATAACGGACCGGGACAACTGGAAACCGAGGGAGAATACGCGGACTTTATCTTGCAGCTCGATGTCTTCGTCGGCGGCAAGAGCCTCAATTCCGGCGTCTTCTTTCGCAGCATTCCAGGCGAGTTGTGGCAAGGTTACGAGGCGCAAATTCAAAACGGTTTTGGCGACGGCGGACGCGACCAGCCCGTCGATTGCGGCACTGGCGGCTTCTACCGTCGTCAAAACGCAAGACGCGTGGTGGCCAATGATTTTGAGTGGTTCAAGCTGACGGTTGCCGTCACGGGTCCGCACATGGCGGCTTGGGTGAATGGTTTTCCGGTCAGCGATTGGACCGATACGCGCCCGCCACACGACAATCCGCGCAAGGGATTGCGCGTGGCGCCGGGCACACTACAACTGCAAGGACACGACCCGACGACCGATCTCAAGTTTCGCGAGATCAAAGTTCGCGAGCTGCCGGCATCGTGA
- the hpnE gene encoding hydroxysqualene dehydroxylase HpnE — protein MSQHAPRTAVIGGGLAGMAAAVALTQHGLAVELFEARRSLGGRATSYHDAGAAEVVDHCQHVSMGCCTNLRDFCRRVGIDPLLRRDETLSFIAPDGRQYRFAATPGIPAPLHLAQGLWKLGYLSRAERLSIGRALLDLAREPATRDDEPTIGDWLRRHGQTERAIEQFWSLVLVSALSETVDRAGLRYARKVFVDGMMAHREGYTIEVPTVALDQLYGDSLLAWFARHGARARMECPVTQINPAADGRIALTMKGGAPESFDYVVLATPWRRAAELLRDIEPLAPVMAAISRLEAAPITGVHLWFDRPITTLPHAVLVGRLSQWLFRRAVHASEDSMTKSREAGGHYYQVVISASRALKQQDRDTTLSQVVKDLREVFPAAREARLLRQRLVTEREAVFSPLPGVDRLRPAQQTPVDNLFLAGDWTATGWPATMEGAVRGGYLAAEALLARLGRPQNLLVPDLPPSWIMRRLTGRTNGRNSAPADPAQIVAAPPPE, from the coding sequence ATGAGCCAGCACGCGCCGCGCACGGCGGTAATTGGCGGGGGGCTGGCCGGGATGGCCGCCGCGGTCGCATTAACGCAGCACGGACTCGCTGTCGAACTGTTCGAAGCGCGCCGCAGCCTGGGCGGCCGCGCAACCAGCTATCACGACGCCGGCGCCGCGGAGGTTGTCGACCATTGCCAGCATGTCAGCATGGGATGCTGCACCAACCTACGCGACTTCTGCCGCCGTGTGGGGATCGACCCGCTGCTGCGCCGTGACGAAACATTGAGCTTTATTGCCCCAGATGGCCGGCAATATCGCTTCGCGGCCACTCCGGGGATCCCCGCGCCGCTGCACTTGGCGCAAGGTCTTTGGAAGTTGGGTTACTTGTCTCGCGCCGAACGGCTGTCGATCGGTCGCGCCCTGCTGGACCTGGCTCGTGAGCCCGCCACGCGCGATGACGAACCAACGATTGGCGATTGGCTCCGGCGACATGGCCAGACGGAACGCGCGATCGAGCAGTTCTGGTCGCTCGTGCTCGTCAGTGCCCTGAGCGAGACGGTCGATCGCGCCGGCCTGCGCTACGCCCGCAAAGTGTTCGTCGACGGCATGATGGCTCACCGCGAGGGTTACACCATCGAAGTGCCGACCGTGGCGCTCGATCAGCTTTATGGCGATTCGCTCCTGGCGTGGTTCGCCCGTCATGGGGCGCGCGCGCGGATGGAGTGTCCCGTTACGCAAATCAATCCGGCGGCTGATGGCCGAATCGCGCTCACGATGAAGGGAGGCGCTCCAGAATCGTTCGACTACGTTGTGCTGGCCACGCCGTGGCGCCGCGCTGCCGAACTCTTGCGCGACATCGAACCGCTAGCGCCGGTGATGGCTGCCATCTCGCGGCTCGAAGCGGCCCCCATCACCGGCGTCCATCTTTGGTTCGATCGCCCCATCACGACGCTGCCGCACGCAGTGCTGGTCGGTCGGCTCAGCCAATGGTTGTTTCGCCGTGCTGTGCATGCTTCAGAAGATTCCATGACCAAGTCCCGTGAAGCGGGCGGCCATTACTATCAAGTCGTCATCAGCGCTTCGCGCGCGCTCAAGCAGCAAGACCGCGACACAACCCTCTCGCAAGTCGTTAAAGACCTGCGCGAGGTGTTTCCCGCCGCTCGCGAAGCGCGGCTGCTGCGGCAGCGATTAGTTACAGAACGCGAAGCGGTCTTTAGTCCCTTGCCCGGAGTTGATCGGCTCCGCCCCGCACAACAAACACCCGTCGACAATCTGTTCCTGGCGGGCGATTGGACCGCGACTGGTTGGCCCGCCACCATGGAAGGCGCGGTGCGCGGGGGCTATCTTGCCGCGGAAGCGCTATTGGCGCGGCTGGGCCGCCCTCAGAATCTGCTCGTCCCCGACCTGCCGCCGTCGTGGATCATGCGTCGACTTACGGGCCGAACGAACGGAAGAAATTCCGCACCGGCTGACCCGGCACAAATCGTGGCTGCACCACCACCGGAGTGA
- a CDS encoding NADPH:quinone reductase, translating to MKAAYIERTGPPEVIVYGDLPKPAPRAGQVLVKVGAVAINPIDTYVRSGMVKMELPLPFIIGADLAGTVEAVGDGARRFKVGDRVWGSNQGLLGRGGTFAEYAAVDEAWLYPTPREVSDEQAAAIALVGITAWLGLVPRARVSAGEILFVNGGTGGVGSAVVQMAKALGAKVITTAGTDAKVEECFKLGADLAINYRTQDIDDEIRHFAPGGVDVWWETLREPDFDRTVGLLARGGRMIVMAGRDARPVFPVGPFYVKDCSLFGFAMFNSPADEQRRAGEQINAWLSSGKLRARIDRVLPLAEAAEAHRLQEESTVGKSGALSGKIVLKA from the coding sequence ATGAAAGCCGCCTATATCGAACGAACGGGACCGCCCGAGGTGATCGTCTATGGCGACCTGCCAAAACCGGCGCCGCGGGCCGGGCAGGTGCTGGTCAAGGTCGGCGCCGTGGCGATCAACCCGATCGACACGTATGTCCGCTCCGGCATGGTCAAGATGGAGTTGCCGCTGCCGTTCATCATTGGCGCCGACTTGGCGGGCACGGTCGAGGCGGTGGGGGATGGCGCGCGGCGGTTCAAAGTAGGCGATCGAGTGTGGGGCTCGAACCAGGGTCTGCTCGGTCGCGGCGGCACGTTCGCCGAGTACGCGGCCGTCGACGAGGCGTGGCTCTATCCCACGCCGCGAGAGGTCTCCGACGAGCAGGCGGCGGCCATCGCGCTGGTCGGCATCACCGCTTGGCTGGGCCTGGTTCCACGCGCACGGGTGAGCGCGGGCGAGATCTTGTTCGTCAACGGCGGCACCGGCGGCGTCGGCTCGGCCGTGGTGCAGATGGCCAAGGCGCTCGGCGCCAAGGTGATTACGACCGCCGGCACCGACGCCAAAGTGGAGGAGTGCTTCAAGCTGGGCGCCGATCTGGCGATCAACTACCGCACCCAAGACATCGACGACGAGATCAGGCACTTCGCGCCCGGCGGCGTCGATGTGTGGTGGGAGACGCTGCGCGAGCCCGACTTCGACCGCACGGTGGGGTTACTCGCGCGGGGGGGGCGGATGATCGTGATGGCGGGGCGCGACGCGCGGCCGGTGTTTCCGGTGGGGCCGTTTTACGTCAAGGATTGCTCGCTGTTCGGCTTTGCGATGTTCAACTCGCCGGCCGACGAGCAGCGCCGCGCCGGGGAGCAGATCAACGCCTGGCTTTCGTCGGGCAAGCTTCGCGCGCGGATCGACCGGGTGCTGCCGCTGGCCGAGGCGGCCGAGGCGCATCGCCTGCAAGAGGAGAGCACGGTGGGCAAATCGGGGGCGCTATCGGGCAAGATCGTGCTGAAGGCGTGA
- the hpnC gene encoding squalene synthase HpnC has product MPKVEALAARDWSLTESQRYCRQLARGHYENFVVASLLLPRRMRQHFYNVYAYCRWSDDLADEAPDPSTSLRLLDWWEAELRACYQGIARHPVFVALAETIEIFAIPIEPLARLLTAFRRDQRQRAYASRADLLDYCTGSADPVGELILYLGKCHRDDTLRLSNSICTGLQLANFWQDVARDWQMGRRYLPDETLRQFGCDVAVFEQRRATPEFRAALAAEVEQAQSLLTSGLALVDLVPRELKLDVWLFAQGGLAVLQKIRDLNYDVWSRRPTVSKWRQLRMTARGWRLSRTGRLHGRTAA; this is encoded by the coding sequence TTGCCCAAGGTAGAAGCCCTCGCCGCGCGCGATTGGTCGCTAACCGAGAGCCAACGCTATTGCCGGCAGCTTGCACGTGGACACTACGAGAACTTTGTGGTGGCCAGCTTGCTGCTGCCGCGGCGCATGCGACAGCACTTTTACAACGTCTACGCTTATTGCCGCTGGTCCGACGACCTGGCAGACGAGGCGCCCGACCCGTCCACCAGCCTGCGTTTGCTCGATTGGTGGGAAGCCGAACTGCGCGCCTGCTATCAAGGAATCGCTCGGCATCCGGTGTTTGTGGCGCTGGCCGAGACGATTGAAATCTTCGCCATCCCGATCGAACCGCTCGCCCGGTTGCTGACCGCCTTTCGCCGCGATCAACGGCAGCGCGCCTACGCCAGCCGCGCCGATCTGCTCGACTATTGCACCGGCTCGGCCGATCCCGTGGGCGAGTTGATCCTGTATCTAGGCAAATGCCACCGCGACGATACCTTGCGTCTGTCGAACTCGATCTGCACTGGCCTGCAACTCGCCAATTTTTGGCAAGACGTCGCTCGCGATTGGCAAATGGGGCGACGCTATCTGCCAGACGAAACCCTGCGCCAATTTGGCTGCGATGTGGCCGTGTTTGAGCAGCGACGCGCGACGCCCGAATTCCGCGCGGCGCTAGCGGCCGAAGTCGAGCAGGCGCAATCGCTGCTAACGAGCGGTCTGGCGCTGGTCGACTTGGTCCCCCGCGAACTCAAGCTCGACGTGTGGCTGTTCGCACAAGGAGGACTGGCGGTGCTGCAAAAGATTCGCGATCTGAACTACGACGTCTGGTCGCGGCGCCCCACGGTGTCCAAGTGGCGACAACTGCGCATGACCGCCAGGGGATGGCGACTTTCACGCACTGGGCGACTCCACGGAAGGACCGCCGCATGA
- a CDS encoding DUF547 domain-containing protein, which yields MPARALSTNFRFRMLAGVLVLAALALALLLSVARIAGQRTLGATYAANQLLPIDAIDHALWDELTHRYVDRKGDVAYARWQFTSADIGALDGYLEELSRADPSLPAARDARLAYWINAYNALTVRGILQEYPTASIRDHTPRWLGYNLWRDLRLVVGNRPISVEAIEHRVLRPLGEPRIHFAIVCASRGCPRLRREAYTASRIEEQLSDNARSFFADRTKFQCDLVEKICRVSPILQWFQGDFGPTPNAALQSLVAYLPAEARSVVAGGDFQLKYLPYDWRLNDRSTRGKESA from the coding sequence ATGCCCGCACGCGCGCTATCGACCAATTTTCGCTTCCGGATGCTGGCCGGAGTCTTGGTGCTAGCAGCGCTGGCGCTGGCGCTATTGCTGAGTGTTGCTCGAATCGCCGGCCAGCGCACGTTGGGTGCGACCTACGCGGCCAACCAGTTGTTGCCGATCGACGCGATTGATCACGCGCTTTGGGACGAACTGACGCATCGCTATGTCGACCGCAAGGGCGATGTGGCCTATGCCCGCTGGCAGTTTACCAGTGCGGACATTGGCGCCTTGGATGGATATTTAGAAGAGCTGTCGCGGGCCGACCCCAGTTTGCCTGCGGCACGTGATGCGCGGCTGGCGTACTGGATCAACGCGTACAACGCGTTGACGGTGCGCGGCATTTTGCAGGAGTATCCCACCGCGAGCATCCGCGATCACACGCCGCGCTGGCTGGGCTACAACCTTTGGCGCGATCTGCGGCTAGTGGTCGGCAATCGCCCCATTTCGGTCGAGGCGATTGAGCATCGCGTGTTGCGACCCTTGGGCGAGCCGCGGATTCATTTTGCGATCGTCTGCGCGTCGCGCGGCTGCCCGCGTTTGCGGCGCGAAGCGTATACCGCGTCGCGCATCGAGGAACAACTGAGCGACAATGCGCGAAGCTTCTTTGCCGATCGGACCAAGTTTCAATGCGATCTGGTGGAGAAGATCTGCCGCGTGTCGCCGATTCTTCAGTGGTTCCAAGGCGATTTCGGCCCGACGCCTAACGCCGCGCTGCAATCGCTGGTCGCGTATTTGCCCGCCGAGGCTCGTTCGGTGGTCGCTGGGGGAGACTTTCAATTGAAGTACCTGCCGTACGACTGGCGCTTGAACGACCGGTCGACACGAGGAAAGGAATCCGCATGA
- the hpnD gene encoding presqualene diphosphate synthase HpnD → MNDLEQSYALCGQIARRAAKNFYYSFWLLPRPQRRGMCALYAFLRHTDDLADAAEPVAARRAALARWRESLGRALAGQFDHPMLPALADTVARYEVRPIDLHAVLDGVEMDLEDRCYETFRELEAYCERVASAVGLACVRIWGCRDPRALTPARQCGIALQLTNILRDLNEDLARGRVYLPQEDLRRFDYSADDLRGGLRDARFQALMRFEIARAEDFYRQGAALSGYLSGESQAVFAAMFSTYRALLAEIKRRDGDVLTARVRLTPWHKWRIAAGSYLTHTRAMSKLRGVARG, encoded by the coding sequence ATGAACGATCTGGAGCAGAGCTACGCGTTGTGCGGACAGATTGCCCGCCGCGCCGCCAAGAACTTTTATTATTCCTTCTGGCTGTTGCCGCGTCCCCAACGCCGCGGCATGTGCGCGCTGTACGCCTTCTTGCGCCATACCGACGATTTGGCCGACGCCGCCGAACCGGTCGCTGCCCGCCGCGCGGCCCTGGCCCGCTGGCGCGAGTCGCTTGGTCGCGCGCTCGCCGGCCAATTCGATCACCCCATGCTCCCCGCCCTGGCCGACACGGTGGCGCGCTACGAAGTGCGGCCCATCGACCTGCATGCCGTGCTCGATGGCGTGGAGATGGACCTGGAAGACCGCTGCTACGAAACATTTCGCGAATTGGAGGCCTATTGCGAGCGCGTCGCCTCGGCGGTGGGACTGGCTTGTGTCCGCATCTGGGGGTGCCGCGACCCGCGCGCGCTAACACCTGCCAGGCAATGCGGCATCGCCCTGCAACTCACCAACATCTTGCGCGATCTCAATGAAGATCTCGCTCGCGGCCGCGTTTACTTGCCGCAAGAAGATCTGCGCCGCTTTGACTACTCCGCCGACGACCTGCGGGGCGGCCTGCGCGACGCGCGATTTCAAGCCTTGATGCGGTTCGAGATCGCCCGCGCTGAGGACTTTTACCGCCAAGGGGCGGCGCTCTCGGGCTACCTCTCCGGCGAATCACAGGCTGTCTTCGCGGCCATGTTCTCCACCTACCGCGCGCTGCTGGCAGAAATTAAGCGCCGTGATGGCGACGTGCTCACCGCGCGCGTCCGCCTGACCCCCTGGCACAAATGGCGTATCGCCGCCGGCAGTTATCTCACGCATACGCGCGCCATGTCCAAGCTGCGCGGAGTCGCCCGCGGATGA
- a CDS encoding CBS domain-containing protein, whose protein sequence is MTLQEILGGKGALVHFIGPNETLTEVVRRLFAHRIGSLLVCEPGSDCEANMLGIITERDILRALAENRASLDLLRVRDYMTSDTVNGSPQDEIAEVMGLMTNRRIRHLPVLDAGRLVGIVSIGDVVKAQHDQMLLENHYLRNYLHGGSAGELA, encoded by the coding sequence ATGACGCTACAAGAGATCCTTGGCGGCAAGGGGGCGCTAGTCCACTTCATTGGTCCCAATGAAACGCTCACCGAGGTCGTGCGGCGCTTGTTTGCCCATCGCATCGGATCGCTCCTGGTTTGCGAACCCGGCAGCGACTGCGAGGCCAACATGCTCGGCATTATCACCGAACGCGACATCTTGCGGGCACTGGCCGAGAATCGCGCATCGCTCGATCTGCTGCGCGTGCGCGACTATATGACCAGCGACACCGTCAACGGTTCTCCCCAGGATGAAATCGCGGAGGTCATGGGGCTGATGACCAACCGCCGGATTCGCCACTTGCCCGTGCTCGACGCCGGTCGCCTGGTTGGCATCGTATCCATTGGCGACGTCGTCAAGGCCCAGCACGATCAGATGCTGCTCGAAAACCACTATCTGCGGAATTACCTGCACGGCGGCAGCGCCGGGGAACTGGCGTAA
- a CDS encoding glycosyltransferase family 39 protein, translating into MMGANPMARFGALLLLALVPLYSVILILDVPLFDPDEGLHAAIAQEMVTNSDWVTPRFVGHAFWDKPPLYFWAQAVSLTLLGMNELAVRLPGLLFGMFGVATTGLLAWRWFGAQAGVVASFFQATTILPIAISQAAVHDVALVPFANLAIFSCWSLLESSTRRQRWQWSLALGVAIGLTCLTKGLLGIVCVAVATGGYALVTRQVRLSLFAWLGCAAIVAAAVGAPWYWMMEVRNPGYAYYYFVERHLLGFLTPTQEHGDAPWWYYLPILLGGGLPWIGYLPVAAVDFVRGRSLRSLSAAGNPTLLLWIWLVAFTLFLSAAHSKLVTYLLPVFPAISILTAQAWARYAAGELTDSAKRLLETTFRWSSIGSPLLLPICVAVTANRFDLHYSAWVYVAAFLLGFSSWLPIIGWPSQRIGRHLALGGGTLVSSFLFVMVLILPPIGATLSARDLAEHLNQLPKLPPRVLVAETRIGSVVFYLRPELRRQLAADQIRPASVSTWHDKLAAPPGALLAVPEQRIRKSLRGLHLDGLTYQQAGRYRVYQASDVHERIIAMTSDDDHGKTR; encoded by the coding sequence ATGATGGGCGCGAACCCCATGGCCCGCTTCGGTGCGTTGCTGCTCTTGGCATTGGTTCCGCTGTATAGCGTGATACTCATTCTGGACGTGCCGCTGTTCGATCCCGACGAGGGGTTGCACGCCGCCATCGCGCAAGAGATGGTGACCAACAGCGATTGGGTGACGCCGCGGTTTGTCGGGCATGCGTTCTGGGACAAGCCACCGCTCTACTTCTGGGCGCAGGCCGTATCGCTCACATTGCTGGGCATGAACGAGTTGGCCGTGCGACTGCCCGGCTTGCTGTTTGGCATGTTCGGCGTCGCGACCACGGGCCTGTTGGCATGGCGCTGGTTTGGGGCACAAGCGGGCGTCGTGGCCAGCTTTTTTCAGGCGACGACGATCTTGCCGATCGCCATTTCGCAGGCGGCGGTGCACGATGTGGCGCTGGTGCCGTTCGCCAATCTGGCGATCTTCTCGTGCTGGAGCTTGCTGGAATCGAGCACGCGCCGGCAGCGCTGGCAGTGGTCGCTCGCGCTAGGCGTGGCGATTGGCTTGACCTGTCTGACCAAAGGATTGCTCGGCATCGTCTGCGTGGCAGTCGCCACCGGCGGATACGCCTTGGTCACGCGGCAAGTGCGGCTGTCGTTGTTCGCCTGGCTGGGTTGCGCCGCAATTGTCGCGGCGGCAGTTGGCGCCCCATGGTATTGGATGATGGAAGTCCGCAATCCGGGCTACGCGTATTACTACTTTGTGGAGCGGCATCTACTCGGTTTCCTCACGCCAACCCAAGAACACGGCGATGCCCCGTGGTGGTACTATCTGCCAATATTATTGGGAGGCGGCCTGCCGTGGATCGGATATCTGCCGGTCGCCGCCGTCGATTTTGTACGCGGCCGCAGCCTGCGGTCGCTGAGCGCGGCGGGCAACCCGACGCTACTTCTGTGGATTTGGCTCGTCGCGTTCACGCTCTTTTTGAGCGCCGCGCATTCCAAGTTGGTGACGTACTTGTTGCCGGTGTTCCCGGCCATCTCCATCCTCACCGCGCAGGCCTGGGCGCGCTATGCGGCAGGCGAACTGACCGACAGCGCCAAGCGACTACTGGAAACAACCTTCCGTTGGAGCAGCATTGGCAGCCCGCTATTGCTGCCGATCTGCGTGGCGGTGACGGCCAACCGTTTTGACTTGCACTATAGCGCCTGGGTTTATGTGGCGGCGTTTTTGCTTGGTTTTAGCTCGTGGCTGCCGATCATCGGCTGGCCATCGCAGCGGATCGGCAGACACCTGGCCTTGGGGGGCGGAACACTGGTTTCGAGCTTTTTGTTCGTGATGGTTTTGATCTTGCCGCCGATCGGCGCGACGCTGTCGGCACGCGACTTGGCCGAGCATTTGAATCAACTGCCCAAGCTGCCGCCGCGTGTGCTCGTCGCCGAAACGCGGATCGGTTCGGTCGTGTTCTATCTGCGCCCCGAGTTGCGGCGGCAGTTGGCGGCCGATCAAATTCGCCCTGCTTCTGTCAGCACCTGGCACGACAAGTTGGCTGCGCCACCGGGCGCCTTGTTGGCTGTGCCCGAGCAGCGCATTCGCAAATCGCTGCGCGGCTTGCACCTGGATGGGCTGACCTACCAGCAGGCGGGGCGGTATCGGGTGTATCAGGCGTCGGACGTCCACGAGCGCATCATCGCCATGACGAGCGACGACGATCACGGCAAAACGCGGTAG
- the ispH gene encoding 4-hydroxy-3-methylbut-2-enyl diphosphate reductase, translated as MKIILASPRGFCAGVNMAIESLELALKIHGAPIYVYHEIVHNKHVVERFRANGVVFVDHLTDVPEGALLLYSAHGVSPEIRRIARERNLRTVDATCPLVTKVHLEAIRYAKRQYTIVLIGHEGHDEVIGTMGEAPEAIVLVESPEDVDRLQVADEAKLAYLTQTTLSVDDANRIIDRLKQRFPGITAPPTEDICYATQNRQEAVKELSREVDVCLVLGSQNSSNSQRLAELAREDGIRAYLIDGAAEIDEKWFNGSETVLITAGASAPEIVVQDCIAFLEKRFGAQVDERFVRREDVHFQLPRELRAMASAS; from the coding sequence ATGAAGATCATTCTGGCCAGCCCGCGCGGGTTTTGCGCGGGCGTCAACATGGCGATCGAGAGCCTGGAACTGGCGCTCAAGATCCACGGCGCGCCGATTTACGTCTATCACGAGATTGTCCACAACAAGCACGTGGTGGAACGATTTCGGGCCAATGGGGTGGTGTTTGTCGATCATTTGACCGACGTTCCAGAAGGCGCCTTGCTCTTGTATTCGGCGCATGGGGTTTCGCCGGAGATACGGCGCATCGCGCGCGAACGCAATTTGCGGACGGTGGACGCCACCTGTCCCTTGGTCACCAAAGTGCATTTGGAGGCGATTCGCTATGCCAAACGGCAATACACCATTGTGCTGATCGGTCACGAAGGGCACGACGAGGTGATTGGCACGATGGGAGAGGCGCCGGAGGCGATCGTGCTGGTCGAGTCGCCCGAAGACGTGGATCGCTTGCAGGTGGCGGACGAAGCCAAGCTGGCCTATCTGACGCAAACCACGCTCAGCGTGGACGACGCCAATCGCATCATCGATCGGCTCAAACAGCGATTTCCGGGCATCACCGCGCCGCCGACCGAGGACATTTGTTACGCCACCCAGAACCGGCAAGAGGCGGTGAAGGAGTTGTCGCGCGAGGTCGATGTGTGCCTTGTGCTGGGGAGCCAGAACAGCTCGAACAGTCAGCGGCTGGCGGAACTGGCTCGCGAGGACGGCATCCGCGCCTACCTGATCGATGGAGCGGCGGAGATCGACGAAAAGTGGTTCAACGGGAGCGAAACGGTGTTGATTACCGCCGGGGCGAGCGCGCCCGAGATTGTGGTGCAGGACTGCATCGCGTTCTTGGAAAAGCGATTTGGCGCGCAGGTCGACGAGCGATTTGTCCGGCGCGAAGATGTTCATTTTCAATTGCCGCGCGAGCTAAGGGCGATGGCCAGCGCCAGCTAG
- a CDS encoding mandelate racemase/muconate lactonizing enzyme family protein translates to MKISDLEFFLVDVPRSDSVVPLRSLLVRLASDDGHEGWGEAGLAWRPGELADRRRALLPGLAGRNVFQIEELARLDLLRPAPLRAAVEMASWDMIGRALGEPICHLMGGPYRARIPIAARLPQEGIETVVLRARELADRGFHAQVIPGSGDAETDGARIMAVMEAIGERVELRVDGLGRLDAAAALALCQKLERHAEVRHFVDPIAGGDLARLARLRQQTAVAIGARMVIDSPARIVDAARQEAAELVVVDMARVGGLSAARACGVVAEAAGMIAALDAGESVGPAAAALLQVAASTPAFSTSSELSFHELRGDVLAERIETVDGMMATPEGPGLGVEISRAKIERYLAT, encoded by the coding sequence ATGAAGATCAGCGATCTCGAATTCTTTTTGGTTGATGTGCCGCGTAGCGATTCGGTCGTACCACTGCGCTCACTGTTGGTGCGTTTGGCCAGCGACGATGGGCACGAAGGGTGGGGCGAGGCGGGGCTGGCGTGGCGGCCGGGGGAATTGGCCGACCGGCGGCGAGCGCTCTTGCCCGGCTTGGCGGGCCGGAACGTGTTTCAGATCGAGGAGCTAGCGCGGCTCGATCTATTGCGGCCAGCGCCACTACGAGCGGCAGTGGAGATGGCTTCGTGGGACATGATCGGCCGGGCGCTGGGGGAGCCGATCTGTCATTTGATGGGGGGGCCCTATCGCGCGCGGATACCCATTGCGGCGCGTTTGCCGCAGGAAGGGATCGAAACCGTGGTGCTGCGGGCGCGCGAATTGGCCGACCGCGGCTTTCATGCGCAAGTCATCCCTGGCAGCGGCGATGCCGAGACCGACGGCGCGCGCATCATGGCGGTGATGGAAGCGATTGGCGAGCGCGTGGAACTGAGGGTCGATGGTTTAGGACGCCTCGATGCCGCCGCGGCGCTGGCGCTGTGCCAAAAGCTGGAACGCCACGCGGAGGTGCGGCACTTCGTCGATCCGATCGCCGGTGGCGATCTGGCGCGTTTGGCCCGATTGCGACAGCAAACGGCTGTGGCGATCGGCGCGCGGATGGTGATTGACAGCCCCGCGCGGATCGTGGACGCCGCCAGACAAGAGGCCGCGGAGCTAGTCGTCGTCGATATGGCGCGCGTGGGGGGCCTCTCGGCGGCGCGGGCCTGCGGCGTGGTGGCCGAGGCGGCGGGAATGATCGCCGCACTCGACGCGGGAGAATCGGTTGGTCCGGCCGCCGCCGCCCTGTTGCAAGTGGCGGCCTCAACGCCGGCGTTCTCGACCAGCAGCGAATTGTCGTTTCACGAACTGCGCGGCGACGTGCTGGCCGAGCGCATCGAAACGGTGGACGGCATGATGGCGACGCCCGAAGGCCCCGGTCTGGGGGTGGAGATCAGCCGGGCGAAAATCGAGCGCTATCTGGCAACGTAG